TTCGCACACAGCAACCCCGTATCGTACGGTGACGGACaaagttgctgttgttgttgttgctgctgttggtgttgttgttgctgttgctgctgttgtgaaGAATGTTGCGAGAGATGGTGAACGTCCGGAGTACTGTTGTTACCCTTAAACTTGCTACCATCATCAGCAGTTGCAGAGGCGTTCGTGGTGGACGCCTTCGAAGACTTCCCGTGCTTGGTTGCTCCGGAGGACGTTGAGGATGAGGACGATTGTTCGATTGTACTACTAGCGGAAGATCCCTTACGATCGGACTTTACATTGGTTCGCTCTTTCGGCTGATAGGCCGGTGTTGATGCAGCTGCTGGTGGTACTTGCTGATACTGTTGCTCCTGATGCTGGAACGAAGAATACAGATTGGAGGGAAAGCTTCCGTACGCCATGCTGGTCGCTAGATCGAGATGAAACTTGTTCGGTGATTTCTGACTGCTCGTGTCCAGATGCGTAAGGTTGTAACTCTGATAGTATGGATCCAACTGCCAGTACTGCGATGGTGCGTAGCTGGGCAGCTGATTGATACCGGGAAATTGGGAGCTCATCTTGTTCAGATCGATCGTCGTCTTGGGGTCGTGCATCGAATGTTTAGAGGATGAAGTATGTTTATCCGTCCGACACGAGGACGATGTATTGTTCATGCCCATCCCACTCGCAGGACCCATACCAGACCCAGGAGGAACGGACGACATCATCATGCTTCCGGAGTGAACGTTACCGGGTACTCCTATCGAAGGAGATGAGGAGCTCACGGGTAGATTGTTTGCGATGCCAGCACCACCCATGCCACCTTGCATTGAAGATCCGGACGGTGTGCTGAtacccgatccatccatcaACAGCGATGACATGGTGGATGATTTAGAGCTCATAtgatactgttgctgctgctgttgttgttgttgctgctgctgctgatggtgctgttgttgctgctgatgctgctgttgatgatgctggtgcGGATTTTGCGGATGCTGAGATGAATGCTGTTGTGAGTGTTGCTGTggatgctgatgttgctgctggtgttgcagttgttgttgctgctgctgttgttggtgttgctgttgttggtgctgaTGAACTTGACTTTCCTGTTGCAAAACTTTGCAATGACTATTGACAGTTGGagttgtgttgttgctgttggtacTGTTGTTAGCACCCTGAGTACTACCGTACGAACTTGCCGCATTATGCTTCATCGCTTCCTTTCGTGCATTTGCTTCTGAACGCTTGGAAGAAGCTGTGCCAGTAGCACCGGCTGCTACAGAGGACATCGTTGTACTGGAGGTTGATGATGGCGGATGCTCGCCCTTCGTGCTACTTGATCCCGACGATCCCGAAGAGCTAGTGGACGATGATGTAGAACCCGACCGTTTACCCGCCACCGGTTGTTGTTCGCTTGCCGATGAGGACGAAGTTGAGTTACTACGGCTTGTTTTACCACAATCATCTGACACGCTCACTGGAATTATGATGttggtggtgctgttgctaGCAGAAGAACCACTACTTGCAGCAGACAATTTATCTTTTCCTCGCTTTGACTCAGACTTTGATTCTACACCTCCGTATCCTCCCGTCACCGTGCTTGAATCGTTTCGCTTTCCACCAACGTCCATCAGAGAAACAGCAGCACTAGTTACAACAGCTGTAGCGCAGGAAGTTGCCGTGCTTACTACGGAACTGTCGGAAACCTTAGCAGCAGTACTAGTACTGTGCGAGGACACCATTTTGAATGCATCGTTTTTTGCACTCTTTGAAGATCCGGTTGTCACGGGAGTGTTCACTGTTGAAGAGGATGCAGAGCTAGTGGTTTTGGTAGGTGATCTTTCCTTCCGAATGTCTACAGCACCAGGTACGCTTGCTGTTTCATTGCCATTCGTTGAAGAGGAAGCTAAGGAACCGGACACATTTGTATTGTTACTAATTCCAGTGGTTGTGTGCGTGAAGTTAGCCATCTTTACATTGGTGACCTCATCGGTCTGTTTGATTACTGACTGATCCGCTTTATCGCTTGAAATGGGTGCCGAAGTTTTTGCTGGCTGCGGCGGAGTTGCGTCATTGGTGTTCTCCATCGTTTTCATAAACTTTTTCTTGTGCATCGCCATCTCGTGCACCGTTGCAGGAGTCGAAGGTTGCTGGACAGCTGGTACGATCGTCGAAGTTTGTTGGATTATTCCAGTTTCAGTGCTTTTAGCAACCGACTCCTTCGATTCTTCCCTTGTCCGAATAACTTCGGTCACCTTAGATGCGTCCGCTGGTGGATCTTCCTTCACTTTAGCATCTCCCGGAGTGGTGGGGTTACTAGAGATACTATCCACGATTACTTTCGGGCGATTTCGGAGCGGTTCGgcgtgatgttgttgttgctgctggttgtgATGATGTTTGTCGTAGTTTTCGTTGATCTTCAACACACTGGCCGTATTATTTGCTCCATTAGAAGCACGCTCTACGGATGTTCGATTTGTACTGCTGTCAGCATCATGTATGTGCTTTTGTTTAGGTGAGCGGCATTCCGCACCACCATTTGCCGTCTGACCGGGATCGACCATTGTTCCAACCGTTTTCTGCTCCGGTGTTTTTACATTCGTTCCAGAAGAAGCGATAGTAGCGTTACCAGCAGCGTCGTGCGTATGGTTGCCCACTTCCGAAACATTCGactgcatcatcatcggttCAGTAGTTCCTGTTGTCGAGAGACAGTTTTTTGATTCAGTTATCACAgagattttttcgttgatctCTACACCATTGACAAGTGGTAGCGTCTCGCTTATAACGCTGCCACTACTTCCACTGCTGCCCTGGGGCGGCGTTACTTTCGACGTATCGTTTTTCCCCTGTTCGGGTACTTTTGTTGGGCTTGCTCGAGTGAAAGATTCATTACTGGAAGCCGATCGACTGGTGATGATATCCTTCTTCTCCGGAGTAACAGGATTTGAGGACGGCGCTTGTAGAATGACTCCTTCTTTCTGCTCGGCTTTGATGGcaacattttccttcccatgcTCCGAGGAACTTCGATCGGAAAATCCTGTCGGCCGACTGATGACGGAACTTCCACCACCCTCAACAGATGGACGGTTGTTTGTAGAGCTGGATTCTTCCTTTACTACGTCCTCTTTGGAACTGGCAGAAATCACTACGTTGGTAGCTTCTGTTGTATGCTGTTGTGTGGAACTGCTTGTACTTGCCTGCACTTTCGGTAAGGTTGTAGTGCTACTTTCTTGCCCAGTAGACTGAAGGATGTTACTGTCGGTCGCTGGTTCCGTTGTCATTCGTGCAGTCCTCTCTGTACCATCCTCCTTCAGGCGTCTTTCGGTTATTGTCTTGCTCTTCTGACCCTTTCCATTCGGGCTTAGAGAATGATCGCGCGGTGCACGTGGTGACACTTTCGGCGCCATTATTGCAGTGCTCGTACCATTATTTACCACCGCGAGGGCATTATTGTGCGGTGAGCTTTTAGCGGGAGATTTCTTCGGAATGattgctgttggtgctgcggttgctgctgctgctgctggagctaCTGATGCTGCCGGAATCGTTGCTGCCGGGGCACTGCGCGTTTCTTCCTCCATTTCATCGTCCGCCTCACCGGATGAGTAGTCTTCGCTCACATCCGCCACCGGTACGATCGCTTTCTTTCCCTGTCGCTTCTTATGGCTACGTCCACCGACGCCAGATGTTGTGGGTGAAGTTTTATGGCGCACCTTACTGCTGCTCGAACCGAGCGCGTTAACAGTGGCTCCCGTTGCTTCCTTCTTCGTGGGTGAAAGCGAACGCGAACCCGCAATCGACGATGAGGACGAGGAGGAAGGTAACTGGGGAAAGAGAAgtaagtgaaaaaaaatttgataagaattttgaaattaaattgactTTGTCTCTTGATTTCATCCGTAGAATTATCGCTGACAATCAATTCGACAATTGACTTTGACCGTACCGTAAGTCGAATCGAAATCTCGTAACTATGATCAGTCTTGTTGAAATACATACCATTTGTAACGCTTTGGACGCTGCTTCTTGCGCTgtgtgatgttgctgttgctgctgctgctgcttctgcctCACCGATCCAGCCGTTGAGGAGCTGGTTCGAAATGGTTTCGACTTCTCCACAGCCTGTACCGCGATTTCCGCGGGTTCTTCGCTTTCACATACATTCGCTGGACTGTTGGCCAAGCGCTTGGAGTTCCGCATTCCCGTATTACCGCCAGCTCGTTTGTTAGCCATCCCAGCCGACACTACTGGGGATGAGCGTTGATCTGCTGCATTCGTGTCTATGGTACGCCCAAACACGCTACCACCATTTACTGTAGTATCACCGTCTCGGGTGGATGTTTTGAGTGGTCGCGTTCTTTGCTCATTAGCGGGTCGTGTACGTTCCTGTTCAGCCTCCTGCTCAGAGTCGGAAAGTCTCATATTTGACCGTTTTCTTCGCAGACCACCAGCCAGTCTGCCGGAATTGAGAGAGGTATCTTTCAACAGACTGTTATACGCGGCTGTTTTCTCCTCTACCGTTTCTTCCGAATCCAACCGACGACGCTTCCGAAGCCTTTCGGATGTGTTTCCAATTTTGGTAGATTCCTTTTCTTGCACCACAGCTCGTCCCCTTTTTCGTCCTCCAAGCATCGCAGCATTGCTGGTACGGTTGGTTAGGGCAGCTACTACCGTTTCATCCTCATCCGTTTGTTCTTCCACTTTCAGAGCGTGAGATTTGTTATTACCACGCGAAACCGTAGTACTTTCCGACGATGCTGGTGGTGGCGCTGGTGATGAATCCCGTCCACGCTTCTTTCTTTTACCCGATGATTCGCCCTTTCGATGTGACTGTTGGGATGCAGGTCCTGCCGCACTACCACCTTTGACAGTTCGTGATGCTTGGTGTTGATCCTTCTCTTCCCGATCCGATTCTTCCTCAGGTTTCGGACTAACAACGGCCGGGTTCATCCGATCCGCAGCTTCAGGTTCCGCATCATTGTCTGCCCCCGTTATATCTAGCGGAATATTGCTAATATCGAGCTCGGAAAATGATGCCGTATTGGACAGGAACAGTGGCGTCCATCGGAGACATTCTTTTTCGATGGCAAGACGCGCCCGAGACCTTACCATACGCTCGTGTTGCTTGTCTACCAGCCGCCAATCAATGCAGATGAGCGGTTGGTATACCTTAAAGCCGCCGCCACGATCAATCTTCCGGTACTTGATGAAGGACAGCAGCTGCAGCGCAAGGACAATATCCGGTATGACCATGCCCGTTTCCTGCGAGATCTGCTGTATCGAGAGTGGTTCTGAACGGCGCCGAAATTCGTGCAGATAGTTCAGAACGGTCGATTTCCAGTACGCGTAGTACGATACCCGACCAAGATCGGACAGTGGCTTTTCCGGCGTGCCCGGTTGACCTTCCTCCCGGCTCAGCAGGTAGCTGAAGTCGATCAGAAACCGACCGTAACCCTGGCGCTGATACTGTGGCATCGTCATAATGCATGATACGTTGTATTTTTGCTGACAGTGCTTTTCCTTTGAGAAATATCCAACCAAGTGGTAGCCCTTGCGATCGTAGCGCGTTAGCACGTAGAACAGGAACGGTTCCACATCGTAGTATAGGGTTTTGTGATCGAGAAACAGCTTCGCCAGCAGGCACAGATTCTGACAGTAGATTTTGTTCGCATTCCCATCGACCTCGAACACGGACACACCGTCGTGACGGTAGATCTCCGTGCCGGGCGGATTGCGCCAGGAGCATTTGTCCTGATGTCTTTGCAGTACCGCCTTGCTTTTGGTGTACTTTAGGCAAAACTCACAGAGGAAAAGCTTCGGTAGTCTGGCGGGAAGAAGAATACTATTCTTTAGTAAATTAAAACCTTTACCTCATGATGAGGGTGAGACTTACCTAGCATATTCCTGCGGAAAGGGACTTGAATACCACGTTTCGATTTCGTACTTCCCAAACTCGATCGCCGCCGGACAACGGTCCTGCGCTGCCATCAATTTCGATGGCGATTGTTGGAGAATACTGTTGGAGGTTGTCTGATGGCTAGGACGATCGGGTGAGAAGTGTCGGCCACGTtcaccgttgttgttgttatgctTGCTAGCTGTCTTCGACACACCGACCACAATCTTTGTCGACTGTTCGCGCACATACTTGTACAGTTCGGCGTCCTGCTGCGTCACACCTTCCgggagggtttgtttttctacatttggaaacgaaacaacagaagggtaattttatttacatcccATATTCTCGTTGTGGATTCTCGCCGTTGGAGAGGGAGCCGCTTACCTATAGCATCTTCATTGGGTGAATCGTAAGGATTTTTGTAAGGTACTGGTAGACTGATAGCTTCTGTACTCCCCTTTGGATCTTTATCGCCTGTGAGTAATCTGTTCAATGGGAAAAATAAGTATTCGATTAACTTTAACTCTTAAAATACTGTGTGCGTTTAATCTTGAAATacctttttcgcttcttttcgcCCGTTGCTGGTCGCATTATGCTGGACTTCCTATCACTGTCCCTGGATTGGCTTAAGCAATCGGAGCATCTAAAAGCGTAatcaaatacattttaaaagcGTTCTCCATTATGCTCGCCAACAAAAACTCTTACCTCCAAGCGGTTTTGCATTTCTTCATCTCCGTCAGTGGTGGATTAAGACAGGACAGATGGAAATGTTTCTTACAGCTCCAACAAtccaacaaacacaccccCTTCACACCGTCCTCCTCATCGTCGTCCTGGTTCGCGCACGCATCACACACCTTACACTCCTCACAGTGCCAAACGTTGCCCTTTTCCAGCAGGCGTGATAGTGTCACCGTTCGACTGCTATGTCCCCCATTTCCGTTCGCACAACTGTCGTGCAGCCCTGCTCCACAACTGCTGCAGCTGGTAAGTGTTTCGCACTCATCGTCCGACGCATTACCGTCCGCTTCCTGGCACACCAAACAAATGCTTCCGTCGGTCGAACGCTAAAATGTGCAGAGAAAAAGGGAGCGAATCCATCGTTGTTCTCTACAGAGAGTAGGGACAGAGAAACTTACATCTAAATGCTTGCTGCCACGCTTTTTCGGTGAGGTCGATTTGCGTTTCGTGATCGGTTTAAAGACCGGGCCCGGTTTGTACAATCGGCCTTCCTGCATGATCGTATCCTCCCCGAGCGCGATCCGGATCGCATTGCGGATCACACTTTTGTAGTCCGTATCGGGCGCTATGTGCAGATTGTTCGTTTGCTGGACATagttttcgatcgatttttgtgACGAACCATCGAACTCGCCCAGATCGCGGACCGCTTTCGCTACCAGCCGCGATAGGTTGCTCTCGTTCGTGACGTTGATGACACGCCGCTGGGTCGAGGTGGGCGCTTTGTACGAATGGAGTCCCTTGTTGTACACCTTCAGTACCGAGCCGGCCTCGACCGCTTCCTCCAACTTTTCCGCCACTATGTCCTCGTGGAACTTGTGGTGGCTGCCGATGGCCTGACAGATGCGCTGTATGCTGGGTCGCTGCTTCTGGAACCGGATGCGCCGTATCGCCTCCAGGATCCACTCTTTCCATATCTGCGG
This genomic window from Anopheles maculipalpis chromosome 2RL, idAnoMacuDA_375_x, whole genome shotgun sequence contains:
- the LOC126556557 gene encoding serine-rich adhesin for platelets-like; the protein is MRENPDDVSPQIWKEWILEAIRRIRFQKQRPSIQRICQAIGSHHKFHEDIVAEKLEEAVEAGSVLKVYNKGLHSYKAPTSTQRRVINVTNESNLSRLVAKAVRDLGEFDGSSQKSIENYVQQTNNLHIAPDTDYKSVIRNAIRIALGEDTIMQEGRLYKPGPVFKPITKRKSTSPKKRGSKHLDRSTDGSICLVCQEADGNASDDECETLTSCSSCGAGLHDSCANGNGGHSSRTVTLSRLLEKGNVWHCEECKVCDACANQDDDEEDGVKGVCLLDCWSCKKHFHLSCLNPPLTEMKKCKTAWRCSDCLSQSRDSDRKSSIMRPATGEKKRKRLLTGDKDPKGSTEAISLPVPYKNPYDSPNEDAIEKQTLPEGVTQQDAELYKYVREQSTKIVVGVSKTASKHNNNNGERGRHFSPDRPSHQTTSNSILQQSPSKLMAAQDRCPAAIEFGKYEIETWYSSPFPQEYARLPKLFLCEFCLKYTKSKAVLQRHQDKCSWRNPPGTEIYRHDGVSVFEVDGNANKIYCQNLCLLAKLFLDHKTLYYDVEPFLFYVLTRYDRKGYHLVGYFSKEKHCQQKYNVSCIMTMPQYQRQGYGRFLIDFSYLLSREEGQPGTPEKPLSDLGRVSYYAYWKSTVLNYLHEFRRRSEPLSIQQISQETGMVIPDIVLALQLLSFIKYRKIDRGGGFKVYQPLICIDWRLVDKQHERMVRSRARLAIEKECLRWTPLFLSNTASFSELDISNIPLDITGADNDAEPEAADRMNPAVVSPKPEEESDREEKDQHQASRTVKGGSAAGPASQQSHRKGESSGKRKKRGRDSSPAPPPASSESTTVSRGNNKSHALKVEEQTDEDETVVAALTNRTSNAAMLGGRKRGRAVVQEKESTKIGNTSERLRKRRRLDSEETVEEKTAAYNSLLKDTSLNSGRLAGGLRRKRSNMRLSDSEQEAEQERTRPANEQRTRPLKTSTRDGDTTVNGGSVFGRTIDTNAADQRSSPVVSAGMANKRAGGNTGMRNSKRLANSPANVCESEEPAEIAVQAVEKSKPFRTSSSTAGSVRQKQQQQQQQHHTAQEAASKALQMLPSSSSSSSIAGSRSLSPTKKEATGATVNALGSSSSKVRHKTSPTTSGVGGRSHKKRQGKKAIVPVADVSEDYSSGEADDEMEEETRSAPAATIPAASVAPAAAAATAAPTAIIPKKSPAKSSPHNNALAVVNNGTSTAIMAPKVSPRAPRDHSLSPNGKGQKSKTITERRLKEDGTERTARMTTEPATDSNILQSTGQESSTTTLPKVQASTSSSTQQHTTEATNVVISASSKEDVVKEESSSTNNRPSVEGGGSSVISRPTGFSDRSSSEHGKENVAIKAEQKEGVILQAPSSNPVTPEKKDIITSRSASSNESFTRASPTKVPEQGKNDTSKVTPPQGSSGSSGSVISETLPLVNGVEINEKISVITESKNCLSTTGTTEPMMMQSNVSEVGNHTHDAAGNATIASSGTNVKTPEQKTVGTMVDPGQTANGGAECRSPKQKHIHDADSSTNRTSVERASNGANNTASVLKINENYDKHHHNQQQQQHHAEPLRNRPKVIVDSISSNPTTPGDAKVKEDPPADASKVTEVIRTREESKESVAKSTETGIIQQTSTIVPAVQQPSTPATVHEMAMHKKKFMKTMENTNDATPPQPAKTSAPISSDKADQSVIKQTDEVTNVKMANFTHTTTGISNNTNVSGSLASSSTNGNETASVPGAVDIRKERSPTKTTSSASSSTVNTPVTTGSSKSAKNDAFKMVSSHSTSTAAKVSDSSVVSTATSCATAVVTSAAVSLMDVGGKRNDSSTVTGGYGGVESKSESKRGKDKLSAASSGSSASNSTTNIIIPVSVSDDCGKTSRSNSTSSSSASEQQPVAGKRSGSTSSSTSSSGSSGSSSTKGEHPPSSTSSTTMSSVAAGATGTASSKRSEANARKEAMKHNAASSYGSTQGANNSTNSNNTTPTVNSHCKVLQQESQVHQHQQQQHQQQQQQQQLQHQQQHQHPQQHSQQHSSQHPQNPHQHHQQQHQQQQQHHQQQQQQQQQQQQQYHMSSKSSTMSSLLMDGSGISTPSGSSMQGGMGGAGIANNLPVSSSSPSIGVPGNVHSGSMMMSSVPPGSGMGPASGMGMNNTSSSCRTDKHTSSSKHSMHDPKTTIDLNKMSSQFPGINQLPSYAPSQYWQLDPYYQSYNLTHLDTSSQKSPNKFHLDLATSMAYGSFPSNLYSSFQHQEQQYQQVPPAAASTPAYQPKERTNVKSDRKGSSASSTIEQSSSSSTSSGATKHGKSSKASTTNASATADDGSKFKGNNSTPDVHHLSQHSSQQQQQQQQHQQQQQQQQQLCPSPYDTGLLCAKVNQYHHLSSAQVVQHPHQLAQQHHQQQQHQQQHQHYQHQQQQHTQHTQHKSMQKGKNDSTNKLNDSSCMVAGAAKSSPAVNDPTTAASCHASVQQQTMHLMGNGDGDGTTGGTQPDMKQQGTPSGEHSIGVYTPESTTSNSVQSLHQYGQCDIDVSQLGLESPASIASDVTSQNSADAIRPPSVVSQHGGSIGGPYSDCSVHQQQQMQQQQQQQQHQSQMHMAMHTHVPETSPQHPPQQMTIIANNSGGNGAGGGGGGTTGGGSGNGSGRGKQHPSQQQHLAQQQIPHGGNSGTGRSQRASTPKVSRNTPTPGAQQQRHQSRTTPPVVSNVIQPIVSPGHHQQQQQQQQHQQQQAAMQAASLNQQQQQQQQQHQQQLALQQQMHQTYGQSLNHQAHSQNMHQAAASGGYLGAQLALSGQAPPYPQSPTSYGSVIQHRMSNNHTPASLHSPHQRLGASPVSSCAVSSANNFYVQQQQQSGGVTHPGSHTPIPQAPTPAPTPTPTPTPQLEPQSCQGGATAQQIQQQGPQISCLSKLQQLTTNVDICNSPVTPPPSAHHAPHPHGGGPPGGGGGGSGASGTSTNPAAGGGNMVAAQNVVRNISTPPVSIHSAAQMSTINYHKYYTGNMNMPTIAQNAAAAAAVAGAARRNAAAASSAQIQHMAAAANRSSSVSPNVAISTNLMSPYGSLNGYRMTTAGQSPGTGGYIGNPAAGFIQNSAQLGPVQMGVMNMQSQYQDPSAIQRAQQNSMYSSYSAYLPPMRR